The Styela clava chromosome 3, kaStyClav1.hap1.2, whole genome shotgun sequence genome includes the window caaaataattcccccccccccccccaaatataaacaGCAATCAACTAactagggttaggtgcgctggaaattcaacttttcgattcatccctaaacctaatctgacaattattaatttgtgattttgaaccactttgaaagtcgccacccgctgttttaaaagataggttaacctacgttccctccgaaatattacacaggatacacccctgttttaggagattggttgacctactttccttttaaacttttttctccgaaatattacacaagaccactttgaaaatcctcccctttcgtgagctagcgtgacctaatttctcatttacatttatattatactatttcagagcttacccaaagacaagtaatttttaaatgtcgacatgccttggtttgcgtgcgagttagtttaaatcaggcagaaaacatcatatatcggcaaaatgtttagtaatgtcatgtactttcagcattcataaatagcactctttgtaatgctgctgacctagtatcaaatattcgcatcacaacgccacttgcgaggtttccatacatttcaattacactaataggaacgatgacaccaaagagttttcttttgcgaaggtacacgaaatataacgagggcgattcttgaaaaaaacatgaatataaaaaataaacgaatgatatgatagtggatcccaaataattttgagagtgtctcgaaataccaatccatttgataaataatttttattcgaccacataaACGCTGAtatacgcattctcagatatcggacatccagtcgcgatattcaatcgttcatatgcacaaatctcacattaatagtaattgctacccacgtttgtaaagtttagaaaccaacaaacagaaaataacttatcctaaaacgcAATTAAAactcagtcggcaataaatttgtcgccaagacgatgccatacaaaacaaaaaagatttggtcgcgagagttacgttagatgactgcaaaaccacgttgttttttaagcagaatgtaaaacaatcaaattaaaaaacgggagttacgacgcccttaacATATCGTGTGTATttaacttccctggtaagtactattattattgtacttatacacctgttggagtatttcagacaatttcgaatttaaaattaatgaaaacccgacatataataaagacgcaaaagtaaaatgaacatttattgaaaaagttattatttaagaaagacaacatgatcgtacaattccgcccaaacctcgatgttcgcaagtgagatgataattaaatacttccctgtattcgaccaattaactttagcgtatcgttgttctgccatcAAACAGCcaggtgcaaaatatttccgtcctgtgatatgctcacaaatattctcgatattaatatcataccctcgcgtatgtactttctattagctctttagtgatcccttccatccttggccaagtcatgtttcgaatatgtgaacattttattcgaccatacatggccggcgggatgttaaaattgtaaacaagagagagtcgcaacaatcgcgaatttcgttttgttgcgcctgttatcgtcgaaaatgattacatttgttgtattttgaggcatttaagcagtaataattagggcatgacatcatcaaaatcgtcaagtgagattttgaaattgcaaattccgtaaataaaattgtgaattactcggtaacgaattcagcttcaatgaccgtcggggtattgttttgttgaaaattataattaatgtgagagcgccaaaaacatacagtccataccgatgcgactgcaatttatatgaccgcacttggtgtggcgcgtttattaatagtgttaaataaattaaacgaatatcaattataaccaagcctgtcagcgtgtttattttctgtgggcaagaatcgtaaaataccatcttgagacaaattcacttctattataaaatctaatttttcagttattatcgttatacaaataacgtgtggcagctttttaatttatcgtcgaccaaaaaaccgccccacactcgtccaaacgtgtgtcaagCTTgaccgacaggaacagattcatcgacgactttaattagggaaaagggaacatttttttgtgataaaacttGTACTTTTgtaaaggtaaaatttgatctaaattaatcgcaaaaatgttttattttaaatgtaacaaaacacattttgcgatataaccttgtattttcgaaaacgggtgtcctgaaaaataaaatatgatctaaattaatcgcaaaaatgttttattttaaatgtgaaaaataaaatatgatctaaattaatcgcaaaaatgttttattttaaatgtaacaaaacacatttttcgcaatacaactgtattttcggataccgggtgtcatgaagagtaaaatatgatctgaattaaccgtaaataatgtttcattccaaatgtatcaaaacgcatttttttgcgatataattttgtattttcgaaaacggggcgtcatgaaatatattaatctaatgttttatctaagtctaactaacgtctggtacacatcattttcggggagaactctagcccgcgaaacgtcatttaatttagaaTAGAGAATGTTCCACGCattccaaaacggaaaatcaccagtaagtcgacagggattcaaccctacggattcagtattctatatccctccccgtgtcagaaatttctgaagattggaacaaagaacccgtcaaaccgccgcggaagaaggggagtattttttgcactaataattagggcgtgacattattaatatcgtcaagaaactggtgaattttcaaattccataaataaaattgggaattgctcggtaacattttagccataattatcgccggggtattgttttgttgaaaacatgttgaaacttgagggaattagttacaatcagcgcctgacctctattaggcactcgagcactcgaaaaaaaaagcactcgagtccaatctttttagcattaagtcgcatacgtaaaatatcctgtaaaagaagtgctgttcattaacgttatctcgtcttatgaccacgcagaaatgcctttattgccgaattattcaatcactattttaaatcaacattcaggattggcacaatttcagatttgcgaagtttatcaccatagaaaaacatgagaaagttaattatcgtcttaataaatatcagcatcacggtatcgacaataatattaccattcgcataaaattgggactgtaaatttacaaatcttgataggtaatattaaagccaacgcaaatgttaatttgagtcctcaatgtcttcaacagctgttgccgatgtgaacaaacgggtaaacccgaaatataaaactgtccgccgacccgcaagaattcatatttgtaaaaaagagagggcgggaatatagattaacaaaacctggatatcgccgccaaaacgatcggtgacaagaacaattagcgattacaacggaattaaccagtaaaaaggctttgttgccgattttttaatgtttcaaccgacgttccaaaaatatttgttattcggtactcgttaaaaatattcaattcaatgaaatattgaattttgcccacccgtactcgcatatcaatgagaaatagttgtgtaaatatcgcaaaatgccacgtgctttcaacattgtgattacaataaaatggcacttaatggtattttgtgaatttggtgattttgcaaatctgtgacatgctgctaaaagtttcgtctgatttgaaaatcgtgcactttggtcacaatacatccaaagtgactataacgctttactaacacttttatagtcattttgaattcaacgatatcattgatagtcacatgaccactttTGTTCAAAGAAAGGCACTggtagtattccaacatctggtttcaaagacgtggagcgtttttgcgggagaagcggaatcggtgtgcttgtataataatcatattataaacaagaattttgccgttaatgcaaaagctttatctcctatgtctgcatctcataggttagaattccggtaaatatcgttatgatatgcagaattgagttacaaaagtactagtatgttacttatttgtcaacttaatactcttaataatttgttaactttgaatttttattccattcaaaatcggaaaaaagtgctatttctcttcaaaatcggaaaaaagtgctatttcgcagtccctaaaaaaagttgcgaaagtgcttcgcaattttcgcaaaaaagtgcgctaatagtgaacactgcccAGGAGATTAACCTGCCATAACACTTCAATCCCCAGGCCAACAAGTAAGTAGTAAAAGAGTAAATCTGACATTCTCAAACCTTATAAGATGGCCAAACTTATTTCCCGGTGACATTGTAGCACTAGGTGGTGAAGATCTAGGAGTAAAACCTCCAAATGATGGAGAGTTCATATAGGGATGATGTGCGTGGCCTCCACTCATTGATCTGTTTAATACCGGTGTCTGAATAAAGAAACGTaagataaattttacaaaaagttAGAGAATTTACTACAGTGACTTTGAAGGATTCCAGGAATGGTTTCTTTCCTCATTTAAAAACCGTCCTTCGACCCAAAACATCAGCGCCTACTGAACTCTGAAAGAGGTTTAAAAAATTTCGAAGCCTAAATCGGAACGAAAATGAGAAATGTTATCTGATAAGAGATAAGCATAGGCTTATAGATATAAATTTATAGCTCACTGTGGTCACTGAAGGGTCGCCCATCAGATATCCAGGTAAAAATTGACTCCCACCATGCTGGTGATGTAAGCCACTTGTTGATGGTGATGGATGGTGGCCAACAGGAGACCCCAACATCATTGGTTCTGTGGTAAAATCAATAAGTACTTTAATGAacgctccaaaagtgtgtgtaccaatttggaggtaactaattttattcacccactttacatcaagttgtgtaaacggaCTGAAACCAATGtgaagggggtatattcacttggctaacacagacagtccccaatctcgtaatagaactgaaatatgggaaatctgaataaaattagggcctagCCCTAACTACAGGAGTACTCTTTAAcgtacactattttaataatatgcATAGTGCATACAATCAAAAAGCTCAGCAATGGGCGGCGATTACCGtcatactttttaaaaaaaaaattaaagggataaaatataataacatgttattattattcattgtgAATGTTTCTCTATACTATTTAGAATGAtacaaattgcatttgaaaaaaaaagatagctTTACCTTGATTGTCCATGTTATTTATACTTAATAAAAGTCAATGTCTACCCTGTCAGCTtttatataaagaaaaattatttaataaaacctACAATACAAATACAAGACAAAAAGTAATTAGGACAACATATGATTGAAAAGATTTAATTTCAAACATTATTAATAATGATCGACTGTCATAAATGGATTGAATCCCAAAATATGTTGCATTTTACATGTTAAAAAGGTAAATTCTGCAAAATATAACAGATAGTGTTTGTAACACAGCCAATGTCAGAGCACCATAGACAGCCATCCCACGATTAACAAAATTCCTCCGTATGGTGTTATGGGTCGAATTGAACTGTCTCCTGTTATTGATTGGTAATAACAACTTCCACAAAACACAAGCATTCCTGTAGTCAGTATCGCTCCAGTTAGTAATGGATATTTGCATCGGCTCACTGCCAGAAGAGCAAGAGTATGAAAGAAATGTTGTCGATTTGCATTATCAAATATAAGTTTTCTGTGCTCATCTTCTTTATGTATACCATGTGCTCCGTATGCTGCTAATCCTACTGCAGAAGCACCAGATATTCCAGCAATTCTAACAAACAATCGACCATAATAAGAAGCCATCTAAGGAAAAAAACACTTTTTTCAACCTCCCAGATTATTCACAATTTAGTGGAACACATTATGACACAGTTTCTGTAAATAAAAGTCCATATGAAATAAGCACACAGAAACTCACACTTATCTTGAGacaaaatatgacaaatagGTGCTTACAATTCGCAATAACTTCACAAATGAAAAGTTATAACATACAATGCTGccgtatattaaaaaataacgaATATGATCATGCCAGTTTTATGCTCTGCAACAAATATTATACAATAGGTTTCTAACATCATTTAGACATCAGTTACATTGATCTGATACCTCAGGTTTCATATAAACAGTAgaatattcagatattgcaATGATTCACCATTGTCCGGATTGAAAGCTGACCTATAATTTCACAGTTTCGTATTCCAAAATTCAAACATCTTTGTCCATActttacaatttttatgaagttgagctaattcaaattatttttcaagtgGAGCGTAATTCAAAAGTTTTTCGATAAGATCAACATGAGCCAGTAACATGCGACGACAACAATATCGTTTCAGTCCAAGGGCATCTAACGCATCTCCTTCAGTGTATTCAGCTTGCAAAAGTCCGAGATAAGCTTCCCATTTATTTCCAACTACTTTTCCACATGTGAAACATCTTATAGGAATAATCATGCCTACTTTTAAATGGATCTGTAGTTATAAAGTTAATCTGAATAAATCATAggacaaaattcaaaaacaggTCTCTCTAAAAACAGGCACTTGCGAATTCAATCACTtttaagatttattttttcatttttttcgtagTTTATTGGGGTTTGAGTTTTATTAGACATTGAATAAAATTGCACCTTCTATATCGCAATATTCCTTTCAATTCAATAATGTATAATTGATATTTAAATAGTAAAACATGGCAATTCTGAATACTTAATGAAAACACCAGGCACTTGTCAAGTTTCAGGCTTTTTCTAAAAACCTAATTTTgtaaacagttttgtatactccacccTGGTATCACACAcacccaccctccttgcacaactgtctgtataaagTCCATATTATACAAATTTGATTTACCGTATtacaatttcagaatttatacatatcaaaagcAAAAGTGCATACATCcagtcttcagtatttataattactaatcATTTTAGgctatattgcttttacgagacgagtaaacatacatacattgcTTAATGTTtactttaaaaaacaaattgaatacaGATAAATGCATACAAATTTTAAAGCAACTACAGAACTAGTCCGGtatttaacaacaaaaacaagaatTCTAACAACTTAGTACCataaaacaatttataattGGCTTTTAAAATAGTATGATGAAAAATGGTAGCCTCTCTCTTACACTGATAGTCTTTCGCAGCCACTAGTCCAATGCAGTTAAAATATTGTATGTTTTTCGCTAAATTTatctcattttcatttttttttcaaatgtacaaTATTTGTTGCTCGACCAAAAAAATAAGATCAGAATCTAAATTTGAGTAATTCAATTATAAGACTGAATTAGAATTCATACAGACTTCCAGTCGTAGAAACTGACATTAAAATGTTAATTCAATTCAAATACAGCAAGTGAGTCTCTTTGcatcattcaaaattagaatttgaacACAGGCTGCAATAGTGAAACAACCTATAAAACGCTAGGATTGAAACTATGTCTgtatgttacaaaaacaaaatcacagTGGAAAAAAACAGGCAAGCCCCATTGCGAAAATCAAAAAGtgtagtataagtttatttgaCTCAGTTTATTTATGCACTTGCTGAATTTGACACGTCCTATCAGTGAGAATTCTTCAATTGATCCGCGATATTTTACCCCTAATATTCAATGTCAAATAAATGTAAAAGGCGAGTTGATCGACCGTAGATTGTCAAATAGTATTACTCTTTGtattattaaaaatgataaaattgtcaTAGAATAAagaatttcattaaaaaagaaaagtataGCAAGTTCTGACaaaaaaaatctttgaaaaatatGGTGAAAAAATACCAACTTTTATCGAGAAAAATCAGTCACTTGCAAAATTCGACACCTATTCGCCAGTCAcaatagtttttgtttttacaaaaaaatatgtaaattcaatCATGCAAAATCTGTATATTCCGATGTTTGCCCTGAAAAAGTATTGAAATTActcatatatctgtatatttgGTAATTAATACGGTACccgtttcttttttttttaacaaaaaattttaaatttaatacaCATAGAGTCCCCTCCCCGTTATGCGATCATTTTTACCAAAATGCTTCTAATATGCTTTGTATTCACAGAAAACACTTCATTTTATCATTAACATACTCTACAAATCCATCTCAATCACTTCCCTTAAAATCATGCCGGTACCGTGACCGGAAAACCCTTTATACCGCCTCTACTTTCACCATGTCAGTGGGGCAATTGCGATCAACAACGTATATTTGGGACAACACTGAAAGGCTGAAAGAAGAAACGGATGAGGTGGAGGAAAAACGGAAGTTGAGGTGTTCCCGAAGgtgaaaaattggaaaacactaaaaggctgaacactaaaacgAGGCAGTGGAAGAAATTTCTTCCGAGGTGGCTGAAaccactaaaaagctgaacactaaaaggaagaagtggatgaaatttcttccgacgaataatgaggtggttgaagtcactaaaaagctgaacactaaaagaaagaagtggatgaaatttcttccgacgaataatgagatagttgaagtcactaaaaagctgaacactgaaaggaagaagtagatgaaatttcttccgactgGTGTTtatgtggttgaagtcactaaaaagctgaacactaaaaggaagaagtggatgaaatttctcccgacgggtgttgatgtggttgaagtcactaaaaagctgaacactaaaaggaagaagtggatgaaatttctcccgacgggtgttgatgtggttgaagtcactaaaaagctgaacactaaaaggaagaagtggatgaaatttctcccgacgggtgttgatgtggttgaagtcactaaaaagctgaacactaaaaggaagaagtggatgaaatttctcccTCCCCTCCAATTTTCACGGCTCTATCTTTATTTTAACCTCCACATATGCTTCCGTTCTTCCTGAAATAGAAAAAGAGGTTTCGTGCTCTAAAATTGGTCATTTTCGACCACTAGTGGCGTTTTGACCCAGAAAAATCTCATTTTTGGACGAAATTTGACGCGAAGCGAGCTGTAGGTAGGCGAGTAGGTATGGATTATGTATACCGAGCGGGAATCTATCACTATTTCTAGTTTGGCCAAAACAGGGTGCTGAAAGGTTGTGATCGTAAATGTGACGTGAACGAATATCGGGGAGGGGACTCATACTCTACTCAGATATGCACCCAAATGACACTGCCCCAATGCATGTAAATACCTACATCGGAACAGACACATCTACCTGCATATCTGAGCTTTCAATAATACCAACAATTATGGGAGGATTGCACTATTAAATTTGCACTATTAAATCAATACCCGTACCGTTACTCCTTCATCCCACTTTTTAAAGAAACAGTTTATATAATCTTTAGCGCCACGCTGTGGATAACCGGTTAATTTCACTCTCAGCCCCAGTTACCGTATTTTCATAGTTAACttaataatatcaaataataatatacgctgattatttggtttctgcaagactacttatccttcttctatgcttttgtgccggtggatccgtatgcatatattgcaaggatgctgtagcaagagtagagataacaatcctaagtgatctaggagtcttgctgcacactaacaaatTCATGAGACTAACGATGAGACCAAGCCTTATTGCACTGTATTCTACACTAATAAATAGGACACCCGGGGGacggtcgctacgctacccgcaaGGGGAAATGTAAGGAAAAGATTTGAGTATAAAAAGTGGATGTTTGATTATGAGTttgatcgtaaatatatactaggGTTTGATGGATGCACCACGGTCGTTGCGCCGGAAGAATGTCGGAATTCGCCCGGCGCGCTGCGCCCTCCTTCTTTAGTCCATTAAGTAATTTAAATAGCACATCATAAACAGGTCGCCCATAATGACAGTTAATTCACCCCAGTGAAATTTTTGCCTGTAACACATAGGTCACTTAATATAGTTCGCTCACGCTTTTttcgtctttgtttatttatgttacaCAGTTCTCTCGTTACGCTTGAATGTTGCGTCAAGGTATTCTCTCAATGCGATATTGTGGCGCGTGTAGGCCTCAGTTATCTGACTAACTATGTGTGGATACTAAGGAATACTTGttataaaagaaataatttgaatgaaacaGAGAAGAAGCTGTAACGGActtttccccgacttttgaccctcgaaaatattcttcctatactttagcattgcaaaattttcgggacttattttattttgagaGTGGTTTCgagtaaaatggggtatttgtttcaaaccatcattataattcattgcatacaacattttgttttcaaaagtaCCTGCAAAGAATTTAAGCCAAGTCTATGACAGCtttttctacactaattttttattgctgcaattaaattaaaactcctaagaagacaaagtgatatttgaattatctgatttatatttccgaaacacaactgaaaactaacgaataaagttcaaaaacgcggtatgtttacgaccacgctcgAAAATCTGTCTTGAGCGAGAAAAGTgtctgcaaatccagttaattagtcggacTCGGTTcaggtttaatacccacgggcccgggtcggacctgcaaatccagttaatcagtcgggctcgggtcgggtttATTTTGGGGCCCGATCTTACCTTTACCAGCGATCGCtgttaaatatcatgattggcagaccctttGGCGTCAACGAGTAGCCTacatattgaaatatatcaatCCAAATATAACGTTAAttcaaatcatgtttgagaagaaaATAAGCGGAccacagaaaaataaaataagcttACCTGCCCAATAAGACGGCCTCCCTGAAATCGAGCTGAAA containing:
- the LOC120341770 gene encoding transmembrane protein 256 homolog, which encodes MASYYGRLFVRIAGISGASAVGLAAYGAHGIHKEDEHRKLIFDNANRQHFFHTLALLAVSRCKYPLLTGAILTTGMLVFCGSCYYQSITGDSSIRPITPYGGILLIVGWLSMVL
- the LOC144420884 gene encoding DNA-directed RNA polymerases I, II, and III subunit RPABC5, producing MIIPIRCFTCGKVVGNKWEAYLGLLQAEYTEGDALDALGLKRYCCRRMLLAHVDLIEKLLNYAPLEK